In Hevea brasiliensis isolate MT/VB/25A 57/8 chromosome 13, ASM3005281v1, whole genome shotgun sequence, a single genomic region encodes these proteins:
- the LOC110638318 gene encoding beta-amyrin 28-monooxygenase-like: MEFFLTPSIFITLIVAILAYVLVFAFKRQSIGAKNLPPGTMGWPIMGETVEFLFGKPENFVFKRMKKYSPDIFKTKILGEKTAVICGPNGHKFLFSNEQKLFTVFRPHSMQKLFRSYQAKAPAPSEPEAKILRSPAFLKPEALVRYLGKMDSITQQQMKNYWEGKETVKVSPLAKTLTLSLACRFFLGTDDPERIARLVSNFDDITVGMHSITVNFPGTIFYRAKKAVAAIRKELTTVVKEKRAAISTSGVPMQDILSHMIVATDPSGKHMPEAEIADKMMGLLTAGYSTVATAITFFMKYVGERPDIYKKILDEQMEVASAKKDGDLLQWEDIQKMKYSWNVVYEVMRLTPPLQGTFREAIADFTYAGYTIPKGWKIYWTVSTTNKNPEYFPDPERFDPSRYDDEKAIPPYTFVPFGGGPRMCPGKEYARLAILTFIHNVMKRFKWDLGFPKEKIIGDMMPTPQKGLPVRLQPL; the protein is encoded by the exons ATGGAATTCTTTCTCACACCTTCGATATTCATCACTCTTATTGTTGCCATTCTTGCTTATGTTCTTGTCTTTGCATTTAAGCGTCAATCTATTGGTGCCAAAAACCTTCCTCCAGGGACCATGGGATGGCCAATCATGGGTGAAACAGTTGAGTTCTTGTTTGGCAAGCCAGAAAATTTTGTATTCAAAAGAATGAAGAAATACTCTCCTGACATATTCAAGACTAAGATTCTTGGTGAGAAGACTGCTGTCATATGCGGTCCTAATGGACACAAATTTCTCTTCTCCAACGAGCAGAAGCTTTTTACTGTATTTCGTCCTCATTCCATGCAGAAGCTCTTTCGTTCCTACCAAGCTAAAGCTCCTGCTCCTAGCGAACCTGAGGCTAAAATACTCCGGTCCCCGGCTTTCTTGAAGCCTGAGGCGTTGGTGAGATACTTGGGGAAAATGGACTCCATTACACAACaacaaatgaaaaattattgGGAGGGAAAAGAAACTGTCAAGGTCTCTCCTCTTGCTAAGACACTAACTTTGTCCCTGGCTTGTCGCTTCTTCTTGGGCACTGATGATCCCGAGAGGATTGCTAGGCTTGTGAGCAACTTTGACGATATAACTGTAGGGATGCATTCCATTACTGTGAATTTTCCTGGAACCATCTTCTACAGAGCCAAAAAAGCTGTAGCTGCAATCCGCAAGGAGCTAACCACAGTAGTTAAGGAGAAGAGAGCTGCTATATCCACATCAGGAGTACCTATGCAAGACATACTTTCGCATATGATCGTCGCCACTGATCCTTCAGGGAAACACATGCCGGAGGCTGAGATTGCTGACAAGATGATGGGTTTACTAACAGCAGGATATAGCACCGTTGCTACTGCAATTACTTTCTTCATGAAATATGTTGGCGAGAGACCTGATATATACAAAAAGATTCTTGATG AGCAAATGGAGGTGGCCTCTGCTAAGAAAGATGGGGATTTGTTGCAGTGGGAAGACATACAGAAGATGAAGTACTCATGGAATGTGGTGTATGAAGTGATGAGACTTACACCTCCACTTCAAGGAACTTTCAGAGAGGCTATAGCTGACTTTACTTATGCAGGTTATACAATTCCGAAGGGGTGGAAG ATATATTGGACAGTGAGCACAACAAACAAGAACCCAGAATACTTCCCAGATCCTGAAAGATTTGATCCATCAAGATATGATGATGAAAAGGCAATTCCTCCCTACACATTTGTACCATTTGGAGGAGGACCTAGAATGTGCCCTGGAAAAGAGTATGCTAGATTAGCAATTCTAACATTTATCCACAATGTGATGAAGAGGTTCAAGTGGGATTTGGGATTTCCTAAGGAAAAAATTATTGGTGATATGATGCCAACTCCTCAGAAAGGTCTTCCAGTTCGCCTTCAACCACTCTAG
- the LOC110638313 gene encoding uncharacterized protein LOC110638313 translates to MSMSKSSKMLQYINYRMRVTIQDGRQLVGKFMAFDRHMNLVLGDCEEFRKLPPAKGKKNNEEREDRRTLGLVLLRGEEVISMTVEGPPPPEESRAKAVSATAVTGPGIGRAAGRGIPTAPLIQAQPGLAGPVRGIGGPAPGMMQPQLSRPPVPQLSAPPMTYPAAAAPPAGAAPVIRPPGQMPPPAYPGQAPPMGRGPPPPLPPQFAGRPPQQGFPMPPQFAQRPMGMPPQQQAPMMRGPPAPPRPGMQPPPPRPGMPPPGGGVPVYGPPRPGMPPPPLNPQQQQHIQQQQ, encoded by the coding sequence ATGTCCATGTCCAAGAGCTCCAAGATGCTCCAATACATCAACTATCGGATGCGGGTCACCATCCAGGACGGTCGCCAGCTGGTCGGAAAGTTCATGGCCTTCGACCGCCACATGAATCTTGTCCTCGGAGACTGCGAGGAGTTTCGCAAGCTCCCTCCAGCCAAGGGCAAGAAGAACAACGAGGAGCGAGAGGACCGCCGCACTCTTGGCCTTGTTCTCCTCCGTGGTGAAGAGGTTATCTCCATGACCGTTGAGGGCCCTCCTCCTCCTGAAGAGTCTCGGGCTAAGGCTGTTTCTGCAACTGCCGTTACTGGTCCCGGCATTGGCCGCGCAGCAGGCCGTGGGATTCCCACCGCTCCTCTCATTCAGGCCCAGCCTGGCCTCGCGGGCCCTGTACGTGGCATTGGTGGGCCTGCACCTGGCATGATGCAGCCGCAGCTCTCGCGTCCTCCGGTCCCACAACTTTCTGCTCCGCCTATGACTTACCCTGCAGCAGCGGCTCCACCGGCTGGTGCCGCGCCTGTCATACGGCCGCCTGGCCAGATGCCTCCTCCTGCTTATCCTGGTCAAGCTCCTCCAATGGGTCGGGGTCCACCTCCGCCGCTTCCACCTCAGTTTGCCGGTAGGCCACCACAACAGGGTTTCCCTATGCCGCCACAGTTTGCACAGAGGCCAATGGGAATGCCACCCCAGCAACAGGCACCAATGATGAGAGGGCCTCCTGCTCCACCAAGACCTGGAATGCAACCCCCACCTCCTCGCCCTGGAATGCCTCCTCCGGGTGGTGGCGTTCCTGTTTATGGACCTCCTCGTCCTGGCATGCCACCACCTCCTCTCAATCCCCAACAGCAGCAGCATATTCAGCAGCAACAATGA